The genomic interval TTTTTACCCACCACCTGCGTAGTAGCCAAAGCAATGCGCCGTAACCCGTCCCTCCCACATGCCCGCCAGCCTGCCCTCCAGGCCCTGCGTCGTGCCTGGCCGAGCGACACGGTGCTCAAGCGTCGCCGCAGCGTGCTGTTTGCCTTCACCTTCTCGCCACACCTCGCCTGAACTGATCTGCGCTTTTGCGTCGCTCGCCGCCCCGGCGTGCGCGCCTGTGTCTGCACGTCTTTTCGGTTTGCAAGGAGTGGTACATGAACATGCGTTTGCTGGCGGGCCTGTTGTTCGCCGTTTCTGTCGTGGGCTTCAGCCTGGGGGCCAGCCTGCCACTGGTGTCGTTGCGCCTGCATGAGGCCGGGGCCAGTACCCTGGAAATCGGCATCATCTCGGCCATTCCCGCTGCGGGCATGATGCTCTCGGCGTTCCTGGTCGACGCCTGCTGCCGCCACCTCACCCGGCGCACCATCTACCTGCTGAGTTTCAGCCTGTGCACCGTCAGCATCGCCTTGCTCGAGTCGGCTTTCGCCTCGCTGTGGCTGCTGGGGCTGCTGCGCCTGGGCCTGGGGCTGGGGATGGGCATCGCCATCATCCTCGGCGAGTCGTGGGTCAACGAACTGTGCCCTGATCACAATCGCGGCAAGATCATGGCCCTTTATGCCACCAGCTTTACCGGCTTCCAGGTACTCGGCCCGGCCATGCTCGCGGTACTGGGCGCCAACAGCCCGTGGATCACCGGTGTGGTCACCGCCTGCTATGGCCTGGCGTTGCTGTGCATCGTGCTGACCGTACCCAATGACCATGTCGAGCATGAAGAGGGCGACAAGAGCTTCGGCCTGGCGGGGTTCTTCCGCGTGGCACCGGCGTTGTGTGTGGCGGTGCTGTTCTTCTCGTTCTTCGATGCGGTGGTGCTGTCGCTGTTGCCGGTGTACGCCTCCAGCCATGGCTTTGCCGTGGGCGTGGCGGCGCTGATGGTGACCGTGGTGTTTGCCGGCGACATGCTGTTCCAGTTGCCGCTGGGCTGGTTGGCCGACAGGGTGGAGCGCACCGGGCTGCACCTGGCGTGCGGGCTGGTGGCGATGTCGATTGGCATCGGCCTGCCGTGGCTGCTGAACATGACCTGGCTGCTGTGGCCGCTGCTGGTGGTGCTTGGAGCGGTTGCGGGGGGCATCTATACCCTGGCGCTGGTGCTGATCGGGCAACGTTTCAAGGGCCAGGACCTGGTCACTGCCAATGCCAGCGTGGGTTTGCTGTGGGGGGTGGGTAGCCTGATCGGACCGCTGGTCAGTGGCGCTGCGATGGATGTGGCCCCGCATGGCCTGCCCATGGCGCTGGCGCTGATGGCCGGGCTGTTCGTGTGCTTTGCCAGGCAGTCATACCGGCGCCATGGGCGGATGCGGCCAGTGGCGGACCGATAACTGCAGGAGGTAGCCGGTCAGACAGACGTTCACGCCGCGCCGATGCTTACCCAATAACGCGTGCGGTAGTCGATACGCACCGGCAGGCTGCGGGTGAGCAGCTGCAAAATCTGACGGGTGTCGCCCAACTGATAGGTACCTGACACCTTCAAATTCGCCACCTCAGGGGCGCAGCGCAACAGGCCGGGGCGGTAGCGGGCGAGCTCTGCGGCAAACTCGGCCAGTGGCATTTGCTGCACACTGAGCACCCCGTCGGTCCAGCCCCACGGGTCGCTGTGCAGCGTCACCGCGTGAATACTGCCATTGGCCCCCACCTGCACGGTTTCGCCCGAATGCACCTGCCGCGGCGAGGGCGATGTGGGGAACAGCGTGACTGCACCACGGCGCACCGCCAGCAGCAGGCCCTGGCTGTTTTCGCGCAGCAGCACCTGGCCGTTGAGGGTGGTCAGCGGCCCGACGCGGGTGTCGATGTGGAACGGGCGAGTGTCGTTGGGGTTGCTGTCCAGGCTGACCTCGCCACGTACCAGTTCCAGCTGGCGTTGCCCGGCGCTGTAATGCAGGTCGATAGCGCTGGCTGTGTTGAGCTGTATGTGGCTGCCATCGCTGGCTTGCCACTGGCGCCGTTCACCTGTGGCGGTGCTGCTGTCGGCCAGCAGTTGCGGCAGGCCCATAGGTTCGCGCATGGCCCAGCCCAGGCTGCCGCTCACGGCCAGCAGCGCCAGTAGCTTGAGGTGGTCTCGTCGGCTGCTGCGCTGGCGCTGGCTGCCGTCCAGGGTGCGCCGGCTCAGGTCCTTGGGCAGCCCGGCCAGTTCGTCGCCCAGTTGGCTGACCCGTTGCCAGGCCAGCGGGTTGTGCGGGTGGCTGGCCAGCCAGTGCTGGAATTGCTGCTCAGTACGGGGGGTGGGGCGGTCGAAGCGCAGCTTCACCAGCCAGTCGATGGCTTGGTCGACCTGTGCCTGTGCCGGGGCGTGCTCATGCATCGGCGTAACGCAACCGGTAGCAGACACCCAAGGCTTTGGCCAGGTCCCGCTCGACGGTGGCCCGCGACACTTCCAGCTGCTGGGCGATCTGCACGATGCTCAAGCCGTCCAGTTGAGCCAGCAGAAACGCCTGGCGAACACGCGGCTTGAGCTGGTTCAGGGCACGGTCGAGGCGGTCCAGGGCATCGAGAATGACCAGCCGGTGCTCTTCGCTGGGTGCCTCGGCTTCGGGCAGGTGGGCCAGACTTTGCTGGTAGGCGTGTTCCAGTGCGCGACGGCGGAACTGGTCGATCATCAGGCCACGGGCGATGCTGCTGAGATAGGCGCGTGGCTCTTTAAGCGGCGAAACCTGGCGGGCCCGCAATAGCCGCACGAAGGTGTCCTGGGCCAGGTCGGCCGCATGCTCGCTGCACCCCACCCGGTTGCGCAACCAGCCGCGAAGCCAGCTATGGTGGGCCTGATAGAGCAGAGCGACCTCGGTCGGCTTGAACGTGTCGTTGATCTGCATCGTAACGAGGGCCCGGTCCTGTGAACTGTGCGATTGTGAATAGTTCTCAATTCTATGCGGGGATAACAGCACAGGGCAATGGTATGCCAGGAATTCGCCGCGCAAGAACCGGCGTTTAACCGATGAATGGTTGGGCTAAGCTGGCCCTGCATTCAACCTGTTGGAGGCGCCATGATACTGGCCGACCTTTCACCCGAGACCTACCGCAAGGCCACTGAATACCTGGCAGCACTCGACCCGGACTGGTCGCGGCACATTGCTGCGACCGGGCCTTGCCTGCACCAGGCCACGCCGGGGCGGGAGCCTTACGAGGCGTTGGTGCGGGCCATTGCCTACCAGCAACTGCATGCCCGTGCTGCCGAAGCAATCCTTGGCCGGTTGCTGGCGTTGTTCCCGGAGAGTGCGTTCCCGACGGCAGAGCAATTGCTGACGGTCAGCCCGCAAATCCTGCGTGCCTGCGGCTTTTCGGCGAACAAGCTGGCGACGATTCAGGGCATTGCCCAGGCGCGGCTGGAAGGCCTGGTACCAACGCGTGAAGAGGCATTGACCATGGCCGACGAAGCACTGATCGAACGCCTGGTAGCCTTGCGTGGGGTAGGGCGATGGACGGTGGAGATGCTGCTGATTTATAGCCTGGAGCGTTCGGACATTCTGCCGGTGGACGATTTTGGCGTTCGCGAGGGATACCGACGGCTAAAGGGCCTGGACAAAGCGCCGACACCGGCGCAGATGCGCTCCCTGGGCGGCGCCTGGCGGCCGTTTCGGACCGTGGCGGCCTGGTACCTGTGGCGGGCCTGAAGTTTTGCATCGCCTGTACGGGCCCCTTCGCGGGCATGCCCGCTCCCACAGGCTCGAACCCTGCAGAGGATCTGTGGGAGCGGGCGTGCCCGCGAAGAGGCCCGTACAGGCGACAACTTATCTGGATGCTAACCCATGAATCTCTACACCACCCCCGACCAACGCTGGCAAGCCGTGGCGTCCCGCGACTCCACCGCCACAGGCCACTTCGTCTACGCCGTACGTACCACGGGCGTGTACTGCCACCCCGGCTGCAAATCTCGCATGGCCAAGCGCACCAATGTCGAATTCTACGACACCCCGGCTGCTGCCGAAGCCGCGGGCTATCGTGCCTGCAAACGTTGTATCAGCAAGGCCAGCGCCGCCCGCCATAGCCAACTGATCACCCGCGCCTGCCGCCTGATCGAAACCATCGACCCTGCGCCCAGCCTCGACCAGCTCAGTGCGCAACTGGCCGTAAGCCCCTTCCACCTGCACCGCTTGTTCAAGGCCGAAACCGGCGTTACCCCCAAGGCCTATGCCACTGCCTTCCGTGCCCGGCGCCTGCGTGAGCACCTGGAAGATGGCCAGCGTTCAGTCACCGACGCCATCTACGATGCCGGGTTCAACTCCAACAGCCGCTTCTACGAAAGCGCCGATCAGCGCCTGGGCATGCTCCCCCGCCAGTACCGTGCCGGTGGCGCAGGGGCCACCATCCACTTCGCCCTCGGCCAGTGTTCGCTGGGGGCGATCCTGGTGGCCCAGAGCGAGAAGGGCATTTGCGCGATTTTGCTGGGCGACGACCCCGAGTCCCTGTTGCACGACCTGCAGGACCAGTTCCCCAAGGCCCGCCTGATCGGTGGCGACAGCGCCTACGAACAGTTGGTCGCCGAAGTGGTGGGCTTTGTCGAAGCCCCGGCACTGGGCCTGGCGTTGCCACTGGATGTGCAAGGTACGGCGTTTCAGGAGCGGGTGTGGCAGGCCCTGCGCGAGGTGCCGGCCGGCAGCCGGGTCAGCTACACCGACATTGCCGAACGAATCGGTGCGCCCAAAGCGGTGCGCGCGGTGGCCATGGCCTGTGCGGCCAACCACATCGCCGTGGCCATCCCTTGCCATCGGGTGGTGCGTCGGGACGGCGATATCAGTGGCTACCGTTGGGGTGTCGAGCGCAAACAGCAACTGCTCACGCGAGAGACGGCACTCTCCTGATAGCCTGAAGCCGCGTAGAATCCCCCGCCAAATCGAGTTGTAAAGAGGATACTTCGATGAGGCGTGTCAGCCTTGCCCGTTTTTGCCCAGGCCTGATGGTCCTGTTGGCCCTGATGCTGGCCATTGCCAGCCCGGCCTGGTCGGCCCCGGCCACGCCATTGTCCAATCTGGTGGCTGCCGATGCGCCAGCGCTGGATGAAAACGCCAGCATCGAACAGCTGAGCGACCGGCTGGACCTGATCCGCCAGGGCGTCACCAGCGAGGCCAACGACGACCTGCTGTCGCAATTGCGCCTGGCGGCGATGCAGGTTCAGCGCCAGGCTGATGCATTGAGTACCCAGCGCACCGCCGACCTGGAAAAACTCGAGGACAAGCTGAAGGTCATCGGCCCGGCCCAGCCGGACGAGGCCGCCACCCTCACGCAGCAGCGCAAAGCGCTGGAGGCCGAAAAAAAGGCGCTGGTAGCCCAGCAGGATCAGGCCACCAAGCTGAATCAGTCGGCTCGCGACCTTTCCACGCAAATAGTCAACCTGCGCCGTAGCCAGTTCAATTCGCAAATCACCAGCCGTGCGGCTTCGCCACTAAGCCCGGCGTTCTGGCAAAGCATCATCCGCCCTACCCAGGACGACGTGGCGCGTGTGCGTGACCTGCGCGGCGAGGCGGCCGATGCCATTGGCAGTGCCCTCAGCGCCGAAAACCGCTGGCTGTTCATTACCAGCCTGGTGGCGGCGATTCTGGTCTGGACCTTGGTGCGCCGTGTGCTCGAGCGTCTGCTGGCCAGTGCCATGGTCGGCTGGTTGCCCGAGGGCCGCTTGCGCCGCAGCGCCTTGGCGCTTGGCGTCAGCCTGGCAACCCTGGGTACCATTGCCGGCTCTGTATCGCTGCTGCGCTGGGGCCTGGAGAGCAGCGCACAGCTGGGCTCCGATATCGCAAGCCTGGTCAACCACATCCTTACCCTGGTGGTGTTCAGCGCCTTCATCACCGGCCTGGGCCGCGCCATGCTGATGCTGCAGCGCCCGTCCTGGCGCCTGCCGCCGATCCATGACGAAGTGGCCAGTGCGCTCGGTTGGTTCCCGAAGGTACTGGCGTTGGCGCTGATGGTCATGATGACCATGGAGCGCATCAACAGCGTCATCGGCGCCAGCCTGGCACTGACTGTGGCGGTCAATGGCCTCACCGCGCTGGTGGTGGCGCTTATCTTTGCCGGCGCATTGCTAGGTTATCGCCGAACCCTGCGCAAGCATGATCTGGAGCGCCCCACTGGCCTGACCGGGCTGATCCCGTTCGTGATGGTGATCTGGCTGACGCTGATCTTGCTGGCCCTGCTCACCGGCTATCTGACACTCGCCTATTTCCTCACCGCCAAATTGCTGTGGGTCAGCCTGGTGGTCACCTGTGCCTACTTGCTGACCACCTTCTTCGGTGACCTGTGCGAAACCTTGCTGTCGCCACGTCAGCCAGGTGGTCTGGCGCTGGCCTCGACCCTGGGCCTGGCGCCTCGCCACCAGGCACAGGCCAGCACTGTCCTGGCCGGCATCGGCCGTACCGTCATCCTGTTCCTGGCGCTGTTGCTGGTGCTGATGCCGTCGGGCACCAGCCCCAGCGAGCTGCTGATGAGCCTGGGCGACTGGGACGGCACCGGCGGCAAGCTGCTTGGCAACCTCAACATCGTGCCGCAGGATATCCTGCTGGCCCTGGCGATCTTCTTCGGTGGCCTGTTCGCCATTCGCGTGGTCAAGCGCTGGCTGAGTGACCGCCTGCTGCCGGAAACCGACATGGACGCCGGCATGCGTGCCTCGCTGGTGACACTGGTGGGCTACCTGGGCTTCCTGTTCCTGGCCATGCTGGTAATGTCGACCCTGCGCATCAACCTCACCAGCCTGACTTGGGTGGTCAGTGCCCTGTCGGTGGGTATCGGTTTTGGCTTGCAGCAAATCGTGCAGAACTTCATCTCCGGCCTGATCCTGCTCACCGAGCGCCCCGTCAAGGTGGGCGACTGGGTCAGCCTGGCGGGCGTCGAGGGGGATATCCGCCGCATCAATGTGCGCGCCACCGAAATTCAGATGTCCGACCGCTCGACGGTGATCGTGCCTAATTCCCAGTTCATTTCGCAGAACGTGCGCAACGTGACCATGGGCAATGCGCTGGGCGTGGTCGGCATTACCTTGACCCTGCCATTGGAGACCGACGCCAACCGGGTACGCGAGCTGTTGTTGACGGCGTACCACGAGCATGAGGCGATTCTGGATGCGCCCGCCACTTCGGTGTCGTTCAAGGACCTGACCGCCAGTGGCATGGTGATTGGCGTCAGTGGATACGTGGCGGGGCCGCGGCAGGTGTCAGGTACCCGTAGCGACTTGCTGTTCACCATTCTTGGGCGGCTGCGTGATGAAGGCATTCCGCTGTCTTCGCCGCAGAGCATGGTGCTGGTGCAGGAGGGTACGCGCCCCGCTGACGAGTCGGTGTAAAGAGCGGGGGCTGCTGCGCAGCCCTTTCGCGGCACAAGGCCGCTCCTACAGGGAATGCGAACGCTATCAGGGCACGCGATCCCTTGTAGGAGCGGCCTTGTGCCGCGAAAGTGGCGCATAGCGCCCCCGAATTCAATGCTGCTTGGCCTGCTTGATCCTCAGCAGAATCACCAACAATACCAGCAGCACCGGAGGCGCCATGGCCAGCAATCCATCCCGCGCCGTCAGCCCCAACCCCAGCACATTCAGCCCGCCATACAGCAGCTTGAACAAATTCAGCAGGTAGTAGGTGATGGCAATGATCGACAGCCCCTCTACCGCCCGCTGGATCTTCACCTGGGCATCGGCCCGGGCATTGAGGCTGCGCAGGATCTCGGCGTTCTGTTCTTCCATTTCTACCTGAACACGCGCCTGCAACAGGTCGCCCAGGTTTGCCACGTTTTTCGCCAATTGCTCCAGCCGCTGCTCGGTCGCCGCGCAATAGCGCACAGTCGGCTTGAACCGACGCTCGATGAACACCCCCAGGCGCTGGCAGTCGCCTACATGGCTTTCCCGCAGCTCGCCCA from Pseudomonas fortuita carries:
- a CDS encoding MFS transporter, which encodes MNMRLLAGLLFAVSVVGFSLGASLPLVSLRLHEAGASTLEIGIISAIPAAGMMLSAFLVDACCRHLTRRTIYLLSFSLCTVSIALLESAFASLWLLGLLRLGLGLGMGIAIILGESWVNELCPDHNRGKIMALYATSFTGFQVLGPAMLAVLGANSPWITGVVTACYGLALLCIVLTVPNDHVEHEEGDKSFGLAGFFRVAPALCVAVLFFSFFDAVVLSLLPVYASSHGFAVGVAALMVTVVFAGDMLFQLPLGWLADRVERTGLHLACGLVAMSIGIGLPWLLNMTWLLWPLLVVLGAVAGGIYTLALVLIGQRFKGQDLVTANASVGLLWGVGSLIGPLVSGAAMDVAPHGLPMALALMAGLFVCFARQSYRRHGRMRPVADR
- a CDS encoding FecR domain-containing protein; protein product: MHEHAPAQAQVDQAIDWLVKLRFDRPTPRTEQQFQHWLASHPHNPLAWQRVSQLGDELAGLPKDLSRRTLDGSQRQRSSRRDHLKLLALLAVSGSLGWAMREPMGLPQLLADSSTATGERRQWQASDGSHIQLNTASAIDLHYSAGQRQLELVRGEVSLDSNPNDTRPFHIDTRVGPLTTLNGQVLLRENSQGLLLAVRRGAVTLFPTSPSPRQVHSGETVQVGANGSIHAVTLHSDPWGWTDGVLSVQQMPLAEFAAELARYRPGLLRCAPEVANLKVSGTYQLGDTRQILQLLTRSLPVRIDYRTRYWVSIGAA
- a CDS encoding sigma-70 family RNA polymerase sigma factor is translated as MQINDTFKPTEVALLYQAHHSWLRGWLRNRVGCSEHAADLAQDTFVRLLRARQVSPLKEPRAYLSSIARGLMIDQFRRRALEHAYQQSLAHLPEAEAPSEEHRLVILDALDRLDRALNQLKPRVRQAFLLAQLDGLSIVQIAQQLEVSRATVERDLAKALGVCYRLRYADA
- a CDS encoding DNA-3-methyladenine glycosylase family protein translates to MILADLSPETYRKATEYLAALDPDWSRHIAATGPCLHQATPGREPYEALVRAIAYQQLHARAAEAILGRLLALFPESAFPTAEQLLTVSPQILRACGFSANKLATIQGIAQARLEGLVPTREEALTMADEALIERLVALRGVGRWTVEMLLIYSLERSDILPVDDFGVREGYRRLKGLDKAPTPAQMRSLGGAWRPFRTVAAWYLWRA
- the ada gene encoding bifunctional DNA-binding transcriptional regulator/O6-methylguanine-DNA methyltransferase Ada, with the protein product MNLYTTPDQRWQAVASRDSTATGHFVYAVRTTGVYCHPGCKSRMAKRTNVEFYDTPAAAEAAGYRACKRCISKASAARHSQLITRACRLIETIDPAPSLDQLSAQLAVSPFHLHRLFKAETGVTPKAYATAFRARRLREHLEDGQRSVTDAIYDAGFNSNSRFYESADQRLGMLPRQYRAGGAGATIHFALGQCSLGAILVAQSEKGICAILLGDDPESLLHDLQDQFPKARLIGGDSAYEQLVAEVVGFVEAPALGLALPLDVQGTAFQERVWQALREVPAGSRVSYTDIAERIGAPKAVRAVAMACAANHIAVAIPCHRVVRRDGDISGYRWGVERKQQLLTRETALS
- a CDS encoding DUF3772 domain-containing protein, translated to MRRVSLARFCPGLMVLLALMLAIASPAWSAPATPLSNLVAADAPALDENASIEQLSDRLDLIRQGVTSEANDDLLSQLRLAAMQVQRQADALSTQRTADLEKLEDKLKVIGPAQPDEAATLTQQRKALEAEKKALVAQQDQATKLNQSARDLSTQIVNLRRSQFNSQITSRAASPLSPAFWQSIIRPTQDDVARVRDLRGEAADAIGSALSAENRWLFITSLVAAILVWTLVRRVLERLLASAMVGWLPEGRLRRSALALGVSLATLGTIAGSVSLLRWGLESSAQLGSDIASLVNHILTLVVFSAFITGLGRAMLMLQRPSWRLPPIHDEVASALGWFPKVLALALMVMMTMERINSVIGASLALTVAVNGLTALVVALIFAGALLGYRRTLRKHDLERPTGLTGLIPFVMVIWLTLILLALLTGYLTLAYFLTAKLLWVSLVVTCAYLLTTFFGDLCETLLSPRQPGGLALASTLGLAPRHQAQASTVLAGIGRTVILFLALLLVLMPSGTSPSELLMSLGDWDGTGGKLLGNLNIVPQDILLALAIFFGGLFAIRVVKRWLSDRLLPETDMDAGMRASLVTLVGYLGFLFLAMLVMSTLRINLTSLTWVVSALSVGIGFGLQQIVQNFISGLILLTERPVKVGDWVSLAGVEGDIRRINVRATEIQMSDRSTVIVPNSQFISQNVRNVTMGNALGVVGITLTLPLETDANRVRELLLTAYHEHEAILDAPATSVSFKDLTASGMVIGVSGYVAGPRQVSGTRSDLLFTILGRLRDEGIPLSSPQSMVLVQEGTRPADESV